In the genome of Candoia aspera isolate rCanAsp1 chromosome 12, rCanAsp1.hap2, whole genome shotgun sequence, the window CTGGAGTTGAGGAAAAACTGTCCAGATCTTTAAAGTTCTGTTTCAGCTTCTTAGGATGCAACAGCTCTAAAATTTAGACTAGTTTAATAGTTATTTCCCCAGGAAAACGTTCTTCTGAATTTGTAAGAGCAAAGAACATTCAAAGAACAGTTAAAGATGTAAAATTCCCAAGATTTTTTTTGTTGCAGGGGAAAGTTCCTTCCAATTTGCTTGTCCTTCCTCCCATGGCACTCAATGCAGTCGGATAATGTGGGATTGATGTAGATTGGACAAGAGGCCAAATCCATATATCATGGAAGCATTATAAGGGCAGCTTCACCATGGTTTCACCTTTCACTGTTCTGATAACATGAACATGTAGAAATCAGATGACGGGAGCATGATTCCATggagaaaccaagaatcaaaggGTCAGTTTCCGAAACAAATTAATGTTTTCATACAAGTTGGACTCAGCCTTTAGTCAGAATTTGATGTACTACATTAGTTGGCTTTCTCATGTTTCTTAGTGGTAGTTCTGTAAATCTTTTAGGTAGAAATAGCATTAGATGAATACCAACTGTAAACAGTGACCTCATTTGTTACAACTGAAGCAAGGTCAGGAAAATAACCCTAACATAAAATGCTTACATCAATAAGCAAATCAAAATAACAAATTGGTTGGTGTCTAGATGATTGATTGGATAGATAGCATTTCATCTATGGCATGACAGTTGGGAGAGTATTTTACCATATGAGCAAAGTCTACTTGGTTGGGACTTGCTTGAATAGGgtgaattttcctttttctggtgcaTCAAAATTGGCCAAGGccggtagtaaaaaaaaaaaatgtaaaaggatTATTAAGTGTCTTTCTCTGCTCACTATTAATGGAGAAAGTTACTATAGGGTCCTTCCAATTCATATCATGTTATAAGAAAATACCTCAAGTATCAGACCAAGTAGCCTAACTAAATCAAGGACCAAAGGCAAACTGGATGTTTCTGGGAGATTAAGAAGTAGGATATCCTTGcctgttactgtttttaaaagcatCTAGCTTCTGAAGACGAAGCTTCCATTATTGCACACCACTGGCTTTTGGTCAatacctcttcctttttctttgaaaGTCATTAATGGTAAAATATACTTTCTAATCAGCTCTTGGAGTCTAttgaaatgtacagaaaaatatgTGGAACAATCCTTAAAACCTGGGGCTGGCACAATATGCTTCCTTCCCCCTTAAATAGTTCAAAGTTACAGAACGTATTATTAACACAAAATATCTACTGATTCTCACCTTCTCCGTTACATTCTGTGAAAATACGGCAGGACCAGGCATTCTGGCACATGAAAAGCTCTTTTCTAATTTGGCAAAGCACAGGTTTTTAAAACAGTGGCAATCAGCATGCGTTTTTTCAACTCCAGACACACAACGTTTGGTGTGGACACCTTTACTGAATGCAGCTCTTGTGGATAATAGGAGATTCAAGCAGTTAGTTTCTCCTTACAGGTCCGAATTCGTCCACTATCACTCCAGTTAATATTTGGTGTGAAGTTCAGAATTAGGCATTATAAAAGCCCCACCAAGTTCTTGAAAGGGTACCTCTATTTCTGATCTGTATTGCTTCCATGTATTTTATCCATCATTCTATCCCATTCTGTTCCAGAATATCTCTctgaatatccatccatccatccatccatccatccatccatccatccatccatccatccaaatgttTTGATGCTCAAAATACAGATGTAAGGAGGTACTTCCTCCTAAATAAACTGCATATTTAAACTGCCAAGAACTGCATGATGACATCCTGACAAGCACAAAAATTCAGTCAAAATCTAAGTTACGATCTAGACATTACTCTCAGGGATGTGAAGCACTTCATGATATACAGATGTTCTCCAAGGGGTGGGGGAGTCTTTCATGGCCACTGCTGAAGGCAAGGTGGGACAAGGATTAGGCAGGGCTGTTGTTTTCAGTGACATCCCTGTGTCTTCTAAAACATCTAGCTCCATCCTACATACCAGAGAAAACACTGGCGTTAAACAATTGCCTACCAAGTCAAGGATTTGCTTTCTCCCTTAGCTTTGGTATCTATAGTCTGTGCTTGGGAATAAACATGAAATGACCCTAGTTCTGTCTAGGGCAGTGGTTCTCTCTTGGCCCTACCCTTCATTTCCACATGATTCTGAGGTATGTTGGTATCGAGGTCATACATAAACACTGAATGTGCATAGGCTTATGTACATGTGATCTGGTAACCAGAAAATGGTTCTCACGCATGGTGTTGTTGGGGAAAAATGGATGCTGCAAGCCTTAATTTTGTATTAGTGGTCTTTTAAGGGGAGAAATTGATGACTTAAATCTCTATGAAGTGGTCTGTGGGATACCTAGGCTTGATCTAGCAGATACGTCAATCCCGCCATACCAGCCCTTCTTTATCTAACTGAATTAATTCACTTCCAATTACAATTTATACATGTAAGTGCTTCATTTTGAGTATACAGGGAGGCCTTGGTCACCACAACTTCTATCTTCTCACAGTTTAGAATTAAAGAGTTGGAATTCCTTCCACGATCCATAGCAGAACACTCACAAGCaattcttcctctcctctccccaaatTTTGTTAGAAATCATGCTGATGACCTAGTCTCTAAGAAACATACAGAATCATTCCCAACCTGGGCACTCTCCAGACATGTGGAtcatctcccagaactcccagaCAACATAACCattgctgagaactctgggagttgaagtcctcaaaTCTGGAGGGCACCTTGGGGAAAGCTGACTTAGAAAAGTAACAGTTGTAGTTGCACTCCAATACACATCAGCTTATTTTCTACTTTCTCCTGTATCTGGTGGATTCACTTTCATTTCCAGATCACTAATTTTGGAGCAAGGTCATGGGCAGCCACAGGGGCGTAGAAAGGCGGGCAATGGATAAAatatgcatgatgacatcatcacacaaatgctgtgaTTTATGTACTTGCCAACGGTGGAATTCACACAATTCGTTTGATATACAAGTCAATCTTTCACAAGCTGCCTGAAGGATATTTCAAGGCCTTGACCGATGACATATGTTTGCAACGATGTACATGTACATATGGGTACACGTACAAAAAGATGTCCTGCTAATCAAAAGTGGTAGGAAAATTTGCTTTAACAGGGGCTTTATTTTGAAGAGAACCGTTGGGTGGAGCAAGGGCAAAGGAAGGGTTGAGCACTGATGTAAGGCAAGGAGGTTTTGTGATCGGCTACACCATGCCACTCTGCATGTGTATGTGAAAGGAATAGGGCTGGTAGATAATAGGAGGTTGTCCATGGGTGATATAATAATTGCTGAAGTTCCTGTCGCTGATATAAGGGGCAGGCTGATAGTAGCATGTTACATTGGCTACGTTGGGGATGATGTTCTGTTCTCCAAGCACTTTGAGAGCCAGGATTGTAATCATATTTAGCGTTTGCCTTCGTTCGTGGCCCATAAGACAGACTGTACTCTCATTCACGACCCCACGCAGGGTCATCAAGTAGTCATACTTGCTCTTCTCTTCCCCAATGAAGTGGTTACGCAGGTAGGACTCAATCTTCCGTTGTTGCTCTGCTACGTCTGGGAAATCAATGAAGAACCGAGAACACATGTAACGCTCCAGTGATTTAATTTCCACCTCATCAGCTGGCTTGAAATCCCGGACCAGAAGATTGCTGTATTTCAAAAGGCCCCCTCCGCGGATCTCTTCCGGGTTCCTTGTAGCAATCAGCTTGTACTTCAAGTGGTCCATGGCTTCATCAAAGTCTCCATACATGCTCTCGGCAACAACGGACAACTCAGAGTCTTCTGTAAGTTTGCCATCTGCGTCACTATAGACATTCAACACAGTGTCAAGGATGATCTGAAAAGAATCTACGCTGAACTCAAACTGCCGCCGGAGAGAGTTGACAAACTTGAGCTCAACGTTTTTGCCACTATTGTTGGACAAGGAGATGAGGCTCCAGCGATCATGATCTGTGGATACTTTCACCATCTTCTGAACATAAGCATCCTTCATGGTCTGTGCTGTGATTTTTTCCTTGTTGACACATTTTGGTAAAAAATCCAAGAGGCAATTCAAGACAGATTCCTTCACAACCTGAAATTCATGCTCACTTGGAAGCTCCACACCAAAAATGATATCCAGGTCCTTGTAGCTGGTACCATTCTGCTTAACAAGGATATGACTTGCTGTGGATCCATTCAAGCGAATGTCATGgacaattatttgtttttttatcagTTGCTCTTTGACAACATGAATGATGTCTTTTGGCTTTACCTCTAAAGTCGGAAAATTCCCTCTTCCATGAATGGGGATCACCTCAGTCAGCACTTGATCCAGTATTTTAATCTGTTCCCAGGTGAGATAACTGAATCTGTGATCTAAACCCTCAGTCATCATGAAATCAGGTGGTCAACTaagaagaaagcacaaataaaataAGTTAGGAACACCTTAAAAGTTATTAAATTGGGCAGTGTGGTTGCCCAACAAACACTCAagttatgattgattgattgattgattgatctggaGCTGGGGAATAAACCATAACTTCAGCAGTTCTACTGGTGAAGGATAAACTGACTAAGATCACCATGCATGCCTTCAAGATTTGCATCAGGGACCATTCTCCTTGATTTCAAAATACTTATGAAAGGATCTTGATGCAAATTTATCTGTGCATATAGCTTTTTTACTGGACTGAGAACCTTGATTGGACACAGTTTTGATCCTGGCTTGAGAAGAGCTCTGTGTATAAAGTGTTGACACAGATGCCCACCTTAGACACTTGCCATAGGCAAGTACACAGGATCCCAGTGTGCCTTTATGCTTACACAGAATGTGTGCAGAAATTTGAATCAATGTCCCATAGGACATCATGGCTCTTAGCTTTTTATTGCAGTTTGGAGCAGGGCAGTTGCCTACCCCCAAAGCCTACAGATgagatataattttatatttatattttatttcttccccaTCACCTGATTTATACAGCACACTGGCTGAAGAGTTCTGGGAACTGCAAAAGCTTGCAGGCTCATTTGTCTTAATTTGTTTGCTCCTATTAAATGTGTTACTCCACTGGGGATTTTGGATTCTTTTCTTCTGATAGCTCCACTGCTGTTTTTCATGTTTCATTCTGAATCATACCATTAGCTCAGCTGGACTAATAAAAACACACAATTCACCACTTAGAGGAGCATTacaacaagcaaaccacattgtgTACTTAACAATCCATGTTGGCATAAGGTACTCCACATAAGGTACTTCCACACCTACCCTGCGTGCTACCCAAACACATAGCAGTGTTCTCCTATTGCCATTTGAAGTCTCAATAAATGCTTGTGTGAGCCAGGTggtgctcctccagagacagaacatACAGTAATCaaccttgttttgttgttgtttcattttgCAATGCTAGCTTTTCACAGCAAGAgaagaatataataataattttaaaaaggcaggccAACCACTGTCAGATTAATGGCAAAGAAATCCCTGTTTAGCAGGGAAGGACAGAAGATAAAAAGCAAAGGCATTGTGATTTCTGGAACAAGGGAGAAATCTCAGAGATGGGTGCTTCCACTAATGGGGAGCCATCTCACCCTACAGTTCCAGAGAAGCACTGTGAAATCATTCTAATGGTACTTCCTCTGGAGTAGTAGATGAGTTGATTGACTTGTGGTGTTcatcaactttctttttcttttttaaatataattttcattGAAGACATTTTTAATAAGATGAAAACAAAATGCAtagtagaaaagaaagagaaaataagaaagaatagtgaataagaaaATTGaaagaaccgcccagagtccccttttggggagagatgggcactgatagaaatttgaagaataaataaataaaagaagaagatgaaatagaaaagaagaagaagaaaagaagaaagaaaaagaaaagaaaagattataaagaagtagcttccaatctttttgacagtggttataaatgcatttatattttaccctctctctccaAGGTTACagtataatttccttctttccataagctaccctttctaatcttcaaacccataaatcacaagttcatttttctcttttttcagcaaaaagtccataacggGTTTCCAGTCATTGGTAAATGTAATTgttgacctttctctaatcagacaagttgattttgccatctctgttatcttcaccaaccattcctccattgtggtatttcacagtctttccatttttgtacatataatagtctcgcagcagcaaacacatataagaataatcttccatgactctgTTCTAACTGACTgcccattaatcccagcaaggaAAGTGCTGGTTTCAgtcaaatgtttgtttgtttgtttatttatttatttattaatcacatttatcattgcctatctcccaaaagggactctgggcagtttacaataaaacataaataagaaaaatataaaactattaaaTACTATAATAcgtaagaaaataaatatgataaaaaccccaatggctggaagttctctgtgatttgcaagcagagcagggtccttctaagagactaactattcccaggaatgactaccctccctcccgccccaggcacgATAACAACCAGGtatttagttgtttcctaaagtccaggagggagggagccaacctcacttccgggggaaggatattccaaagggtaggggctgttgcagagaaagccctcttcctggaccccgccagatggaattctcttgcagacggggtccgtagcatgccctctctgcacgaccgggtgggacgggctgatgtgatggggaggagacagtcccttaggtaacctggacccatgccatgtagggctttaaaggtgataaccaacaccttgaattggacccagaagcatactggcaaccaatgcagcttgcagagcaaaggggtgacatgtgctgatcttgggaaacccaaaatcatctgcgcagctgcattttgcaccagctgtggcttccggatactcttcaagggtagaagtgcattgcagtagtctatatgggagataaccagggcatgagtgaccgttcgaaggagatcaaaatgttgatctttaaaattctttgtatcattatatgcatctgaacccagaaatttctggcttttttacaagtccaccagacatgataaaatgacccttcatgttgtctaCTTTCCAAGACCACTAgttatgtcctaacagtgagaatcacactgagacgaggagtaggtctctagtgtttattcctgctacataaacagaatcctaacaaactgaagaagcgtgggaaaaacccagacatataaaccccaaaagctaaggcgggcctgatctgtgtctctttgaatggctgcttaattcctcagtactacgcatgtattttccaccctggatgggagacccttcctgctcgccatcattactcatgacaagttgCCCCAACAGCATCATGGGGATAGGTAAGGACAATGCTAATCTCATTTGATGGGTGCATCCCTTATTTGTGTGGAGGGAGATGCACAGAGtactacagtatttattttatttattatttattatccaaattttgctaccacccttctcccccaaaagagggactctgggcagtttacaataaaattaaaactgtaataataaacaattaaaatcctataatagaatagaataaatcCTTCCAATTATGTTGATCCAGGACAGAGCCAGATCTTTCTCTCTCATCCTATTTAGATATAATTTACAATATTGCACCATCTACCTATGAAGTGAGTTTCGTTGTCTGTTTCCAAGTGAAAGGATATCATCAAAAGTGCTCCTCTATGCATGGCCAagaacttgattgattgattggttggtccTTCTCACTGAGAGATAAAAGTGTTAAGATATCTGTCTCACCCTTCTATTAAATTCTGATTTATGTGTGTAAGAAACAGATGATTTTGAATGCACAGGCAGAGACTCTTTGATCCTAAACTGAGGTATGAGACAGGAAGCAAAATACACTTTTGGTACCAACCTTCTCCATTCTGACACTCTGCCATGTGTCTTttcactacaactcccagaattcttcttaACCATGCTGCAGAACCATCTAAAAAGTCACCAATTTAGGGGAAGTCGTAGTGGGAAGCAACAGGAATGTTTAGGTACACATATCAACTGATGATTGATAATTTAGCTCAGAGTACTGTATAGCCCCTCAGTATACTGAGTGAAAATTGAGGGAAGAAGTGAACTAGCAAGGAATAATTGGAGAGGTGAGCCTTCTCTTGGCTATCTTTCAAAGTTACTCTggtgctttatttattatttttatccctcaTTCTAGCAGTCATTTAGGGCAAAAGGTTCAAGTTAATTATTCCCCGCTACCCTCTTGAGGGATGTAAAgggaaaatggcaaaaagaaaggaaaggcaggCTCTGAATGTTGCCAACAGAATATTTGGGAGGTATTGTTTTCCTGGACGTTTATTATGGGTTGCTATAAAATTAAGTGCTCCAATGTTGTGATTTTAAATATGTACTCTATGAACGTAATTAAGTGAAAATTACACAGCTGTGTAATTAAAAGTAATTATACCAATTAAGTATCCTACCAAACATGGTATGCAAGCagtttttaatttagaaaaaaataattatgattaTAAGGTTGTTCATTTCCACTTTTGCTGTTAACAGTAGGCAATTTTTGCCCCCTTATCCAATACAGAGTTTGCAATATGGCAATATTTTATATACTTCTAAAAACACTGACTTTTCCCCCCATAGTTTGCCTGTTCAATTTTTGTAGGCTTGCCACCTCTCTGATCAAAAGATAATATCAAATATGATTCAGTGCCATAGTGTTTTGTTACACAACATGGGGAATTTGATGTTCTTTAGATTTTGGAATAACCTGGTCATGGCTGGCATTGTGGGACTGGGAAGAACAATGGAAATGAAGTAAGAGTTAATTGACTGctttgattatctggggtacttTGTTAGATTCCAAAACTTGGAGTTTAATCTTAGCAAGAACTTTAGCTCACTGAATCTAACCTCCTGCTccatgcaggaattcaaattaaaatatCCCCATCAAATAGTAGTATAGCCTTAACCTGGATGCACTATGTGGAAGAGAGTATAACATTTCTCTGgaaaactgaaatggaaaaactTTATTGCACTCATTAACCAGCACAATTTGGAAGATGGATTGCACTCTCAAATTGAACTTATCATTAGGAAATGTTTCCTAACATTAGAttcctatttaatttttaattttaaaaaatctgatttcaATTAACAAAACTTTCctaacattccttccttcctacctttcCTTCCATAACTGAAGACCTCTATGCCTTGTCCCACATTCTAGGATGATCAAGAACAGATTTTGACCTTCTGCTACATGATACATTTTAAGTATCTGAAAACTACTATCATTcagctcagttcaattttattacggtcactgacaagtacaagatacaattctataaagatatacacattagccttagccttaaaatatgagccatctgatttaaaataattttaaatttgaatttacaagttccaattaaatgttaaaatacatttagatcacaatgtaaaagagccccttaatcaaatttaaaaacaatcttattaatttgcattatcatgactaatattctatcaaatataagtgtctataaaaatatgatatgaaaaatattaaaaagagtaataaaaagagtaaaatatcatatataaaatgtgatatatagaccaccaagttattacaaggggtacattactacatttttccaatcataatctgacaaatcttcatagcagctgcacagaatctggctacttgcactGTGACCATTGAATGTtcgtctataagtaacatttgcatacaatctatatctttccatctagggcatttactaatcaaaggtaatattagtttactcctgagctctttataaaaaggacaacggagaagcatgtggtctgtggtttctatctctcccttgcagctattgggacttttttgtatctgccttccaagactgcagaagggagtgcagggcttcgagctagggagaaagctttccgctggctaggaatttcgagttgagaaaggtagttagcagtattgacaatatatttattatgctctgaagatagcaAATGAGGAGCCTTCTGTAAGTACGTTTGTCTCTCtatgtcctttatcctttgcttcagggtcactTTTGCCTGTTCATAATCCATTCTAAGAATTAAATCTGTGGAAAATCCTATCTTTGTGAGACTAAATTCAATATCCTTTaaccaagaagattggaagtaatcttgaaaaatgagtggcgctaaaccttggggataatgcttgagttttagaaAACTACTGTCATATATCTACCTCCAGTCATCTTTTATCAAGGTTACCATACCCAGTTCCCTTGGTCTCTCTGTGGTTTCCTATCCCCTTATCCTCCTTGTTGCCCTTCTTTGCATGTTTTGTTCTCTATTTTTCTCCAAATCTGGTGCTCAGAAATGGCCAAGTGCAGGTAGGATTTGACCAATGCAGGATATGGTGGAACAATTACTTCTTGTCATTGATGCAATCTAAAATTACATTTGCCCCTTTTGCAGCCATATCACATTGATAATGTGCATTTAATCTGTGATCAACAAGTTGGACTTATTCTCAGACTCTTGGTCCATGTAGCCCAATACTATTTGCACAACTG includes:
- the TENT5D gene encoding terminal nucleotidyltransferase 5D; this encodes MMTEGLDHRFSYLTWEQIKILDQVLTEVIPIHGRGNFPTLEVKPKDIIHVVKEQLIKKQIIVHDIRLNGSTASHILVKQNGTSYKDLDIIFGVELPSEHEFQVVKESVLNCLLDFLPKCVNKEKITAQTMKDAYVQKMVKVSTDHDRWSLISLSNNSGKNVELKFVNSLRRQFEFSVDSFQIILDTVLNVYSDADGKLTEDSELSVVAESMYGDFDEAMDHLKYKLIATRNPEEIRGGGLLKYSNLLVRDFKPADEVEIKSLERYMCSRFFIDFPDVAEQQRKIESYLRNHFIGEEKSKYDYLMTLRGVVNESTVCLMGHERRQTLNMITILALKVLGEQNIIPNVANVTCYYQPAPYISDRNFSNYYITHGQPPIIYQPYSFHIHMQSGMV